From a region of the Paraburkholderia caribensis genome:
- the tssM gene encoding type VI secretion system membrane subunit TssM, translated as MQRFLNGLTSRRTLTVIGVLALAAVLFAGADFFQIDPVWPAIAVGALIALLLVTWLVRRLRIRRANSKLGEMLEQQAQAGSEATAAAPARGADLDVLRTRLVDAVKTIKTSKIGQTSGGSALYELPWYIVIGNPAAGKSSAVLNSGLQFPFADKNDAVVHGIGGTRNCDWFFTTEGILLDTAGRYSVHEEDRTEWLGFLGLLKRFRPKAPINGIIVTASIAELTGNKPEFAINLAKNLRQRVQELTDKLEVFAPVYVMFTKADLITGFTEFFSGGERHEYDRAWGATLPYQPDEKRDVVAQFDEHFEELYEGLKEISVAQLSISRGNKLSPGQLSFPLEFSTIKPSLRAFIATLFENNPFQHKPIFRGFYFTSALQEGETNSAAAQRIANRFGLSPDALPKPHSTFSKNGFFLRDLFSKVIFADRQTVRQFASPAKTRLRYATFFSFVVILALALGGWTWSTIGNQQLTANVQADLDNVTRMQQGRNDLQSRLQAMDVLEDRIEQLEQFRRERPLSVSLGLYQGDRLEQRLLTEYYNGIRQIMLAPVSQSLASFLKDVDAHPEQLAPMTHAPDSGAIPVSAHTAMTSANQGGLYSDASPTNVEDAYNALKTYLMLSDKRHVETAHLTDQVARFWRGWLEQNRGNMPRDEMIKSAERMITFYLSRVSDDDWPMIDANLSLVDQTRDNLRRVVRGMPARQRVYEEIKARASTRFAPMTIARIVGENNTGLIAGSYAIPGTFTRDAWFQYVQPAIRDAATKELQAKDWVLNTSARDDLTLEGSPEQIQKALVGMYKTEYAQHWQKFMQGIAVQSFGNFNQAVEAMNRLGDPQDSPIRKVLETAYEQTSWDNPSLANVALKSAQGGVVNWVKQWFSRTPASQLNANVDINGKPVDLPMGPVGADFAGLARIAVKNGDVSLLRGYMDSLSKVRTRFNVLKNQGDPGPGARQLMQQTLDGNGSELADSLKYVDEQMLTGLTDAQRKALRPLLVRPLMQAYAVVIQPASAEVNKVWNAQVYQPFQASLASKYPFAGDAKVEAGASEIAQIFGPDGAVAKFVGSTLGPLAVRRGDTLTARTWGDMGLALAPDFTNGFARWVAPLAGGAAGGAQGASEPQTVFQILPQPSSGTTEYTVAIDGQQLRYRNTPPQWTNFVWPNPSGSPGATLSATTFDGRTVQLVNEPGRYGLEKLINTAQRSRRPDGTFDLTWTQGSVSVSVSMRIISTSQATASGDAPQQQSLRGLKLPSSIADVGTPTGAAATASTASTPAATSPTATAAVAATNNGSAQ; from the coding sequence ATGCAACGCTTCCTCAACGGGTTGACCTCCAGACGCACGCTGACCGTCATCGGCGTGCTCGCGCTAGCGGCCGTGCTATTCGCCGGCGCGGACTTCTTCCAGATCGATCCCGTTTGGCCGGCCATCGCGGTCGGCGCGCTGATTGCGCTATTGCTCGTCACGTGGCTCGTCAGACGCCTCCGCATTCGCCGCGCGAACAGCAAGCTCGGCGAGATGCTCGAACAACAGGCGCAAGCAGGCAGCGAAGCGACGGCCGCCGCGCCCGCGCGTGGCGCGGATCTCGACGTGCTGCGCACGCGTCTCGTCGACGCCGTGAAGACGATCAAGACGTCGAAGATCGGGCAAACGTCGGGCGGCTCGGCGCTCTACGAATTGCCGTGGTACATCGTGATCGGCAATCCCGCAGCGGGCAAGAGCAGCGCGGTGCTGAACTCGGGCCTGCAATTTCCGTTTGCCGACAAGAACGACGCCGTCGTGCATGGCATTGGCGGCACGCGAAACTGCGACTGGTTCTTCACCACGGAAGGCATACTGCTCGACACGGCGGGCCGCTATTCGGTGCATGAAGAAGACCGCACCGAATGGCTCGGCTTTCTTGGCCTGCTCAAACGTTTTCGTCCGAAGGCGCCCATCAACGGGATCATCGTCACCGCGAGCATTGCGGAACTGACGGGCAACAAGCCGGAGTTCGCGATCAACCTCGCGAAGAATCTGCGGCAGCGCGTGCAGGAACTGACCGACAAGCTCGAAGTATTCGCCCCCGTCTACGTGATGTTCACGAAGGCGGATCTGATCACCGGCTTCACGGAATTTTTCAGCGGCGGCGAGCGTCACGAGTACGACCGGGCGTGGGGCGCCACCCTGCCCTACCAGCCCGACGAGAAGCGCGATGTGGTCGCGCAGTTCGACGAGCACTTCGAAGAGCTCTACGAAGGCCTGAAAGAAATCAGCGTGGCACAACTGTCGATCAGCCGCGGCAACAAGCTCTCGCCCGGACAATTGAGCTTCCCGCTCGAATTCTCGACGATCAAGCCATCGCTGCGCGCGTTCATCGCCACGCTGTTCGAGAACAACCCGTTCCAGCACAAACCGATTTTTCGCGGCTTCTATTTCACGAGCGCGCTGCAGGAAGGCGAGACGAACAGCGCCGCCGCGCAGCGCATCGCCAATCGCTTCGGCCTCAGCCCGGACGCATTGCCGAAGCCTCACAGCACCTTTTCGAAGAACGGCTTCTTCCTGCGCGACCTGTTTTCAAAGGTCATTTTCGCGGACCGTCAGACGGTGCGGCAGTTCGCCAGTCCCGCCAAGACCCGCTTGCGTTATGCGACGTTCTTCAGCTTCGTCGTGATTTTGGCGCTTGCGCTGGGCGGCTGGACCTGGTCGACGATCGGCAACCAGCAACTCACCGCCAACGTGCAAGCCGACCTCGACAACGTCACGCGCATGCAGCAGGGCCGCAACGATCTGCAATCGCGCCTGCAAGCGATGGACGTGCTCGAAGACCGCATCGAGCAACTCGAACAGTTCCGCCGCGAGCGGCCGCTTTCCGTCTCGCTTGGCCTGTATCAGGGCGACCGCCTCGAACAGCGCCTGCTGACCGAGTACTACAACGGCATCAGGCAGATCATGCTGGCGCCCGTGTCGCAGAGCCTCGCGTCGTTCCTGAAGGACGTGGATGCGCATCCCGAGCAGCTCGCGCCGATGACGCACGCGCCCGACTCCGGCGCCATTCCCGTGTCCGCGCACACGGCGATGACGTCGGCGAATCAGGGCGGCCTCTACAGCGATGCGTCGCCGACCAACGTCGAGGATGCGTACAACGCGCTGAAGACCTATCTGATGCTCTCCGACAAGCGCCACGTCGAAACCGCGCATCTCACCGATCAGGTCGCACGCTTCTGGCGCGGCTGGCTCGAACAGAATCGCGGCAACATGCCGCGCGACGAGATGATCAAGAGCGCCGAACGGATGATCACGTTCTATCTGTCACGCGTGAGCGACGACGACTGGCCGATGATCGACGCGAATCTGTCGCTGGTCGACCAGACGCGCGACAACCTGCGCCGCGTGGTGCGCGGCATGCCCGCCCGCCAGCGCGTGTATGAAGAGATCAAGGCGCGCGCGTCGACGCGCTTCGCGCCGATGACGATTGCGCGCATCGTCGGTGAAAACAACACGGGGCTGATCGCAGGCAGCTATGCGATTCCGGGCACCTTCACGCGCGACGCGTGGTTCCAGTACGTGCAGCCCGCGATCCGCGACGCCGCGACGAAAGAGCTGCAGGCGAAGGACTGGGTGCTCAACACGTCCGCGCGTGACGACCTCACGCTCGAAGGCAGCCCCGAGCAGATCCAGAAGGCGCTGGTCGGCATGTACAAGACCGAGTATGCGCAGCACTGGCAGAAGTTCATGCAGGGCATTGCGGTGCAGAGTTTCGGCAACTTTAACCAGGCTGTCGAAGCCATGAACCGTCTCGGCGATCCGCAAGACTCGCCGATCCGCAAGGTACTCGAAACCGCGTATGAGCAAACCTCGTGGGACAACCCGTCGCTGGCGAATGTTGCCTTGAAGAGCGCGCAAGGCGGCGTCGTGAACTGGGTCAAGCAGTGGTTCTCGCGCACGCCCGCCTCGCAACTGAACGCGAACGTCGATATCAACGGCAAGCCTGTCGATCTCCCCATGGGCCCCGTCGGCGCGGATTTCGCGGGGCTCGCGCGCATTGCCGTGAAGAACGGCGACGTGTCGTTGCTGCGCGGCTATATGGACTCGCTGTCGAAGGTACGCACGCGCTTCAACGTGTTGAAGAACCAGGGCGATCCGGGTCCGGGCGCGCGTCAACTGATGCAGCAGACGCTCGACGGCAACGGCTCCGAACTCGCGGACTCGCTCAAGTACGTCGACGAACAGATGCTCACGGGCCTTACCGACGCGCAACGCAAGGCGCTGCGTCCGCTGCTCGTGCGTCCGCTGATGCAGGCGTATGCCGTGGTGATCCAGCCTGCCAGCGCCGAAGTCAACAAGGTCTGGAACGCGCAGGTGTATCAGCCGTTCCAGGCGTCGCTGGCGAGCAAGTATCCGTTTGCGGGCGACGCGAAGGTCGAGGCAGGCGCGAGCGAGATCGCGCAGATCTTCGGGCCCGATGGCGCCGTCGCGAAGTTCGTCGGCAGCACGCTCGGACCGCTCGCGGTGCGGCGCGGCGACACGCTCACGGCGCGCACGTGGGGCGACATGGGCCTCGCGCTGGCGCCCGACTTCACCAACGGCTTCGCGCGCTGGGTCGCGCCGCTTGCAGGCGGCGCGGCGGGCGGCGCACAGGGTGCATCGGAACCGCAGACGGTGTTCCAGATCCTGCCGCAGCCGAGCAGCGGCACGACGGAGTACACGGTGGCCATCGACGGCCAGCAACTGCGCTATCGCAACACGCCGCCGCAATGGACCAACTTCGTGTGGCCGAATCCTTCCGGCTCGCCGGGCGCGACGCTGTCGGCCACGACCTTCGACGGCCGCACCGTGCAACTCGTCAACGAGCCAGGACGCTATGGCCTCGAAAAGCTCATCAACACCGCGCAACGCTCGCGCCGCCCGGACGGCACCTTCGATCTCACGTGGACGCAAGGCAGCGTGAGCGTGTCGGTGAGCATGCGGATCATCAGCACGTCGCAGGCGACGGCAAGCGGCGACGCGCCTCAACAACAATCTCTGCGCGGCCTGAAGCTGCCTTCATCGATTGCCGATGTGGGTACGCCCACAGGCGCTGCGGCGACGGCCTCGACGGCCTCGACGCCCGCGGCCACGTCGCCGACGGCGACGGCAGCCGTTGCCGCCACCAACAACGGGAGCGCGCAATGA
- a CDS encoding alpha/beta fold hydrolase, with translation MDITVASQSSSSVTSVIALHCSGSGAAQWRKLGEALGARHAFVAPEHYGCDSTGPWSGERAFTLADEAAKTLGIIDASRGKVHLVGHSYGGGVALRAAVERPERIASLTLYEPSAFHLLKTMGSYGAHALAEIVAISKRTADGVNCGDYRGAAASFVDYWGGRGAWEALRPSVQDALTRWAPKAPLDFRALLDERTPASAYTGLRVPALIMRGQHAPIPTRAIAERLPMLLPAARLAIVEGAGHMGPVTHADKVNAAIVRHIAEADAIA, from the coding sequence ATGGACATCACAGTCGCATCGCAATCCTCTTCATCCGTCACATCGGTGATCGCACTGCATTGCTCCGGCTCGGGAGCGGCGCAATGGCGCAAACTCGGCGAAGCCCTTGGCGCGCGTCACGCGTTCGTCGCGCCCGAGCACTACGGCTGCGACAGCACGGGGCCGTGGAGCGGCGAGCGCGCGTTCACGCTCGCCGACGAGGCCGCGAAGACACTGGGCATCATCGACGCATCGCGCGGCAAGGTGCATCTCGTCGGCCACTCGTATGGCGGTGGCGTGGCGTTGCGCGCGGCCGTCGAGCGGCCCGAGCGTATCGCGAGTCTGACGCTATACGAGCCCTCGGCGTTTCATCTGCTCAAGACGATGGGCTCATACGGAGCCCACGCGCTGGCGGAAATCGTCGCAATCTCGAAGCGCACCGCCGATGGCGTGAACTGTGGCGACTATCGGGGCGCGGCTGCTTCATTCGTCGATTACTGGGGCGGCCGGGGCGCATGGGAAGCATTGCGCCCCTCGGTGCAGGACGCACTCACGCGCTGGGCGCCGAAGGCGCCACTCGACTTTCGCGCGCTGCTCGACGAACGCACGCCCGCCAGCGCGTACACCGGTTTGCGTGTTCCGGCGCTGATCATGCGCGGCCAGCACGCGCCCATTCCGACCCGCGCCATTGCCGAGCGATTGCCGATGTTGCTGCCGGCGGCGCGACTTGCGATCGTCGAAGGGGCAGGACATATGGGCCCCGTCACGCACGCCGACAAGGTCAATGCGGCCATCGTGCGGCATATTGCGGAGGCAGATGCGATCGCTTGA
- a CDS encoding DUF3563 family protein, with protein sequence MLIYLFQLLRKALDRAEHSRRDAYLAASVDIVELERRMHASEYD encoded by the coding sequence ATGCTCATCTATTTATTCCAGTTGTTGAGAAAGGCACTCGACCGTGCTGAACATAGCCGCCGTGACGCGTACCTTGCAGCCTCGGTCGACATCGTCGAACTCGAACGCCGCATGCATGCGAGCGAATATGACTGA
- a CDS encoding M15 family metallopeptidase has protein sequence MIAVALVVYFAIAVLLAAIVLLPPVRLTILGGIAVWHARFMRRASNNVLKAKAQLSYSAKMSQTTIADMQNLLARRRLLILTTTGILATPPLVAVALRGKQLFQFDDVSRSPDEKIAQLLNGEQLVPPPPLPPEAFATQEVEQIRPALKDASRDWNMLDADFRTRLLLVYKIMREQHGYEMALLEGYRSPERQNRLAQMGSNVTNAAAFQSYHQYGLAADNAFLRDGKIVISEKDPWAMQGYQLYGQVAEQVGLTWGGRWKMMDLGHVEYHKPGFVLGRNR, from the coding sequence TTGATTGCCGTCGCACTCGTCGTCTATTTCGCCATTGCTGTTCTACTTGCGGCAATCGTCCTATTGCCGCCAGTCCGTTTAACAATTCTTGGCGGCATAGCAGTTTGGCATGCGCGATTCATGCGGCGCGCATCAAATAACGTACTGAAAGCTAAAGCGCAATTAAGCTATTCGGCAAAAATGTCTCAAACGACAATTGCCGATATGCAAAACTTACTGGCACGCCGGCGCTTGCTGATTTTAACCACCACAGGTATTCTTGCGACGCCGCCATTAGTAGCCGTCGCATTACGCGGCAAACAGTTATTCCAGTTCGATGACGTTTCCAGGTCACCGGACGAAAAAATCGCCCAATTGCTCAATGGCGAACAGCTGGTGCCGCCTCCGCCGCTGCCGCCCGAAGCCTTTGCGACACAAGAGGTCGAGCAGATCCGGCCCGCGCTGAAAGACGCGAGCCGCGACTGGAATATGCTCGATGCCGATTTCCGGACGCGTCTGTTGCTCGTTTATAAAATCATGCGTGAGCAACATGGCTATGAGATGGCTTTACTGGAAGGTTACCGGAGTCCGGAAAGGCAAAACCGCCTTGCGCAAATGGGTAGCAATGTCACAAACGCAGCCGCATTCCAAAGCTATCATCAATACGGTCTCGCTGCCGACAATGCCTTTTTGCGCGATGGCAAGATCGTCATTTCCGAAAAAGATCCGTGGGCCATGCAAGGCTACCAGTTATACGGACAAGTCGCCGAGCAAGTGGGGCTGACCTGGGGCGGGCGATGGAAAATGATGGACCTCGGACACGTCGAATATCACAAGCCCGGTTTCGTGCTCGGCCGCAATCGATAA